The Deltaproteobacteria bacterium genome has a window encoding:
- a CDS encoding Na/Pi cotransporter family protein, which yields MEAFSGLAFLGAIAIFIYGIRQSRAGLQLLAGNQLRSIISSLTENRFSSLLTGIVVTFILQSSAATTVMLVGLSANATISLIQAMGVILGADIGSTFVVVLLSLRGVADYALILLILGVLIDLFSKSKKTRYISMLFVGFGLVFFGMQLMIRTTSPLRESHLLQEIFSLLTLRPWYTFIGAVLFTAFAQNAATTLGLSIAMAFSGLIDLSQAIPIVLGANVGTCMPSLLASVGSTRPAKQVALSHLVFKTTGAMICMVFVTHLHSFFAKGSFWLHGVNTNIAIQIALAHLLFNLILSLSFLPFIKQGAWVVRKLIPEPLVPQDEIFRPKYLELRALETPVLAFANVKREILRMAEIACEMYQNVLKVFETDDLDLIKYIEDQDDKVDLLDREIKLFLAKISQESLTPEQANMQLSLLAIVSDLEEIGDIINKNILELAQKKIIKNRHFSKEGWQEICDFHSKVSENFQIAISTITTEDETLARKVARHEKRLVEIEAKYREAHLQRLHRGLKETIETSSIHLDLLSNFRRVNTKLYAIVRAALPDRESTL from the coding sequence ATGGAAGCCTTTTCAGGGCTCGCTTTTCTAGGGGCCATTGCTATTTTCATCTACGGTATCCGCCAATCACGGGCTGGATTGCAGCTTTTGGCTGGCAATCAATTGCGCTCGATTATTTCCTCGCTGACGGAAAATCGTTTTTCTTCGCTGCTCACCGGTATTGTCGTGACTTTCATTCTCCAAAGCTCTGCAGCGACAACCGTCATGCTGGTGGGACTTTCAGCGAATGCGACTATTTCATTGATCCAGGCGATGGGGGTTATCTTGGGGGCTGACATCGGTTCGACTTTTGTTGTGGTTCTCCTTTCCTTGCGAGGCGTTGCTGATTACGCCTTGATCCTTTTGATTCTTGGAGTGTTAATCGATCTCTTTTCCAAAAGTAAAAAGACAAGATATATCAGCATGCTTTTTGTCGGCTTTGGGCTTGTTTTCTTCGGAATGCAATTAATGATCCGGACAACCTCTCCCTTGCGGGAGAGTCATCTTCTTCAAGAGATTTTCTCTCTCTTGACCTTGAGGCCTTGGTATACCTTTATTGGGGCGGTTCTCTTTACCGCCTTTGCCCAGAATGCGGCGACGACTCTCGGGTTATCGATCGCGATGGCATTTTCAGGTCTCATAGACCTTTCGCAGGCGATTCCGATTGTTCTGGGGGCAAATGTTGGGACTTGCATGCCCTCTCTGCTTGCCTCCGTTGGATCGACACGCCCCGCCAAACAGGTCGCCCTATCGCATCTTGTTTTCAAGACGACGGGAGCGATGATCTGTATGGTTTTCGTGACCCATCTGCACTCTTTCTTTGCAAAAGGGAGTTTCTGGCTTCATGGGGTCAATACCAATATCGCGATTCAGATTGCGCTTGCCCACCTCCTTTTTAATTTAATTCTCTCTTTGAGCTTTCTTCCTTTCATCAAACAGGGGGCTTGGGTGGTTCGAAAGCTGATTCCCGAACCTCTTGTTCCCCAGGACGAGATTTTTCGGCCAAAATATCTTGAGCTTCGAGCTCTCGAGACACCAGTCCTCGCATTTGCGAATGTTAAAAGGGAGATCCTTCGGATGGCGGAGATCGCTTGCGAGATGTATCAAAATGTCCTCAAGGTTTTCGAGACGGATGATCTCGACTTGATAAAATATATCGAAGATCAGGATGACAAGGTAGATCTTCTCGATCGTGAGATCAAACTTTTCCTGGCCAAGATCTCTCAGGAAAGCCTGACTCCAGAACAGGCGAATATGCAACTCAGTCTTCTTGCGATTGTGAGTGATCTTGAAGAGATCGGAGATATTATTAACAAGAATATTTTGGAGCTTGCCCAGAAAAAAATTATCAAGAATCGGCATTTTTCAAAGGAAGGATGGCAGGAGATCTGTGATTTTCATTCGAAGGTTTCTGAAAATTTTCAGATCGCTATTTCCACAATCACAACAGAGGATGAAACTCTCGCGCGAAAAGTTGCCCGACATGAGAAGCGACTTGTCGAGATTGAGGCCAAGTACCGAGAGGCCCATCTCCAGAGGCTCCATCGTGGTTTGAAAGAAACGATCGAGACGAGCTCCATTCACCTCGATCTTCTCTCCAATTTCAGACGCGTTAACACAAAGCTATACGCTATTGTGCGTGCCGCGCTCCCGGATCGAGAGAGTACGCTTTAG
- a CDS encoding valine--tRNA ligase, with translation MPRELPKAYEPHEVEKKWSEFWIQKGYFHAEATSSRPPFCIVIPPPNVTGSLHMGHALNNTLQDILCRYKRMKGFNVLWMPGTDHAGIATQNVVERELKKEGKSRHDLGREKFIERVWEWKERHGNQIIHQLKRLGASCDWSRERFTMDDGLSRAVREEFVRLYEEGLIERDDYIVNWCPRCQTVLSDIEVTREERAAEFVYIKYGPLTLGTVRPETKLGDTGIAVHPDDERYKKYVGKTLEIDSIGGKIQIQVVADEAVDPEFGTGVVKVTPAHDPVDFEIGKRHNLPVRTVIGFDAKMTSLAGKYAGMDRFECRKKIVEELQELGLIEKIEPYKHAVGLCYRCHTVVEPLVSKQWFVRTKSLAKNALEAVQDGKTKFFPDQWTKTYQNWMNEIRDWCISRQLWWGHRIPAWYCDKKCPPIVSRTTPTSCPACRSTNLQQDPDVLDTWFSSALWPFSTLGWPDQTPELKTFYPTSVLITGFDIIFFWIARMMMMGMKFMGEVPFRDVYIHALVRDAEGQKMSKSKGNVIDPLSIMDQYGTDAFRFTLAVLAVPGRDVKLSPQVIEGYRNFCNKIWNATRYFLSQEQESSREVLSLYDKWILQQWNYTLQQVVSSLETYRFDEAAKAIYRFFWHTFCDWYVEFSKVRSNQSVFGEILAESLKVLHPFMPFITEEIWQSLREKGESESITVSSFPEMKKWNYQDEIRPVERMIQVITALRTIRGENQIPVSAALSPTISFQNEGELRWFQGEEEMVRRLTRSDKVIFSNKKVVAKQMAHISLGGLDVYVPLSGLVDLGVEKKRLEKEIKKLKEDEERRNKKLSDLGFLQHAQPEVISLEKEHLQVIREKIQRMEETFQNL, from the coding sequence ATGCCTCGTGAACTCCCAAAGGCCTACGAGCCACATGAAGTTGAGAAGAAGTGGTCTGAATTCTGGATTCAAAAGGGGTATTTTCATGCCGAGGCGACCTCTTCGAGGCCTCCGTTTTGCATTGTCATTCCTCCGCCGAACGTGACCGGCTCGCTCCATATGGGGCATGCCCTCAATAATACACTTCAGGACATTCTCTGCCGCTATAAAAGGATGAAGGGGTTTAACGTCCTCTGGATGCCGGGGACCGACCATGCCGGAATTGCGACGCAGAATGTTGTCGAACGGGAGTTGAAGAAGGAGGGGAAGTCGCGCCATGACCTGGGGCGGGAGAAGTTTATTGAACGGGTTTGGGAATGGAAAGAGAGGCATGGGAATCAGATCATCCATCAGCTGAAGAGGCTCGGCGCCTCCTGTGATTGGTCTCGTGAGAGATTTACGATGGATGATGGTCTCTCGCGTGCGGTCCGTGAGGAGTTTGTTCGGTTGTACGAAGAGGGATTGATCGAGCGGGATGACTATATCGTGAACTGGTGTCCCCGTTGCCAAACGGTTTTATCGGATATCGAAGTGACACGCGAGGAGAGAGCGGCCGAGTTTGTCTATATTAAATACGGTCCCCTGACGTTGGGGACTGTCCGGCCGGAAACAAAGCTTGGTGATACGGGCATTGCCGTTCACCCCGATGACGAACGTTATAAAAAATATGTCGGGAAGACACTCGAGATCGATTCGATCGGTGGGAAGATCCAGATCCAGGTGGTGGCTGATGAGGCGGTCGATCCTGAGTTCGGAACGGGCGTCGTCAAGGTAACCCCCGCACACGACCCGGTCGATTTTGAAATCGGCAAGAGACACAACCTTCCCGTTCGTACCGTTATTGGTTTTGACGCCAAGATGACGTCGCTCGCCGGAAAATATGCCGGCATGGACCGGTTTGAATGCCGGAAGAAGATCGTTGAGGAGTTGCAAGAGCTTGGTTTGATCGAAAAGATCGAGCCGTATAAACATGCGGTTGGACTTTGTTATCGTTGCCACACTGTTGTGGAGCCGCTCGTTTCGAAGCAATGGTTTGTCAGGACAAAATCACTGGCGAAAAATGCATTAGAGGCGGTTCAAGATGGGAAGACAAAATTTTTCCCGGATCAATGGACCAAGACGTATCAGAATTGGATGAATGAGATCAGGGATTGGTGTATATCGCGCCAGCTCTGGTGGGGGCACAGGATACCGGCTTGGTACTGCGATAAAAAATGTCCACCGATCGTCTCTCGAACAACTCCAACTTCGTGTCCTGCCTGCCGCTCCACGAATCTCCAACAAGACCCCGACGTCCTCGACACCTGGTTCTCCTCGGCTCTCTGGCCCTTTTCGACATTAGGTTGGCCGGACCAGACGCCGGAGTTAAAAACCTTTTATCCAACTTCTGTCTTGATCACCGGCTTCGATATTATTTTTTTCTGGATCGCCCGGATGATGATGATGGGGATGAAATTTATGGGAGAGGTCCCTTTTCGGGATGTCTATATCCATGCGCTGGTCCGTGATGCCGAAGGACAGAAGATGAGCAAGTCGAAAGGGAATGTGATCGATCCTCTTTCGATCATGGATCAATATGGAACCGATGCCTTCCGTTTTACCCTTGCTGTGCTTGCTGTACCCGGGCGTGATGTGAAACTCTCGCCTCAGGTGATCGAGGGGTACCGGAATTTTTGCAACAAGATCTGGAACGCTACCCGATATTTTTTGAGTCAGGAGCAGGAGAGTTCTCGCGAGGTCTTGAGTCTCTACGACAAGTGGATCCTGCAGCAGTGGAATTATACGCTGCAACAGGTTGTCTCCTCCCTTGAGACCTATCGGTTTGACGAGGCGGCGAAGGCGATCTACCGATTTTTTTGGCATACCTTCTGTGATTGGTATGTTGAATTTTCAAAGGTGAGGTCGAATCAATCTGTCTTCGGGGAGATCCTTGCCGAGTCTCTGAAGGTCCTGCATCCCTTTATGCCGTTTATCACCGAAGAGATTTGGCAGTCACTTCGGGAGAAGGGGGAGTCGGAATCGATCACCGTTTCTTCGTTTCCTGAGATGAAGAAATGGAACTATCAGGATGAGATCCGACCGGTCGAGAGGATGATTCAGGTGATTACCGCTCTCAGGACGATCCGTGGTGAGAATCAGATTCCGGTCTCTGCAGCTCTTTCCCCGACGATTTCTTTTCAAAATGAAGGGGAGCTTCGGTGGTTTCAGGGAGAGGAGGAGATGGTTCGACGGCTCACCCGATCTGATAAGGTCATTTTTTCAAACAAGAAGGTTGTTGCCAAACAGATGGCCCATATCTCATTGGGTGGGTTGGATGTTTATGTTCCTTTGAGTGGGCTTGTGGATCTGGGGGTGGAGAAGAAGAGACTCGAGAAGGAGATCAAGAAACTTAAGGAGGATGAGGAGCGACGAAACAAGAAGCTGTCCGATCTTGGCTTTCTTCAGCATGCCCAACCTGAGGTGATTTCATTGGAGAAGGAACACCTGCAGGTCATCCGAGAAAAAATCCAGAGAATGGAAGAGACGTTCCAGAATCTCTGA
- a CDS encoding type III pantothenate kinase has product MKSLLVIDVGNSSTKFGFFQGEKLKKVWRSATPLLKKISHRKLDAVIISSVVPRFNKPLRSFLRKRFKIEPLFVTTKTMGPIKIRKRRPQSGADRIANAVAAYPIRPVIVIDIGTITTFDVINREGEIVGASFFPGPGICNNFFHEKTAKLPKVPLAVKKKVLGHNTIEVMQVGLFHGYGALVDGMIGRIRKEQGKNLKVIATGGLAPWVAKSSKKIQKVDPFLTLRGLQLIYQYHAS; this is encoded by the coding sequence ATGAAGAGTTTGCTGGTCATTGACGTTGGAAATAGTTCCACCAAGTTTGGATTCTTTCAGGGAGAAAAGTTAAAGAAAGTATGGCGTAGTGCTACGCCCCTACTCAAGAAAATATCTCACCGAAAATTAGATGCGGTTATCATCTCATCGGTCGTCCCACGTTTCAACAAACCCCTCCGATCTTTTTTAAGGAAAAGATTCAAGATTGAACCGCTCTTTGTGACAACGAAGACAATGGGGCCCATAAAAATTCGAAAACGAAGACCCCAGTCGGGTGCCGATCGGATAGCGAATGCCGTGGCGGCATATCCGATACGTCCTGTCATTGTTATTGATATAGGCACCATCACGACTTTCGACGTGATTAACAGAGAGGGAGAGATCGTCGGGGCGTCATTCTTTCCTGGGCCAGGGATTTGCAATAATTTCTTTCATGAAAAGACCGCAAAACTTCCAAAGGTTCCCTTGGCGGTTAAAAAGAAGGTTCTTGGCCATAATACCATTGAGGTCATGCAGGTGGGTCTCTTTCACGGTTATGGAGCGCTTGTGGATGGGATGATCGGACGGATTCGTAAGGAGCAAGGGAAGAATCTGAAAGTGATCGCGACCGGTGGACTTGCCCCATGGGTCGCAAAATCGTCCAAGAAAATTCAAAAAGTTGATCCGTTCTTGACCCTGCGTGGTTTGCAGCTTATCTACCAATACCATGCCTCGTGA
- the hemW gene encoding radical SAM family heme chaperone HemW, with product MKSLYIHIPFCEVKCGYCDFFSVPRGHEEFDLQKEYTHQLIAEIHERAREFSREPIHSIFLGGGTPSLLHPKYLGSIFEALHQHFSWDASTEVTLEANPKTVSLERLRDFRSLGVNRLSVGVQSFQDKFLKVMGRIHSGEEAKKTVHEAREAGFHNMSIDLIYSLPGETLEDFELDLSQALSLETDHLSLYNLTIEQETPFEKMYRSGLLSLPSEEEQCRMFERVGELEGFHRYEISNFSRRGFECRHNLNYWDYGEFIGFGAGAVSFIRIPPGPPFSKWGVSEIPPFSKGGKGGFGLRHQNVRDLKKYLAGQWEQETEVIPLQTAMREFLMMGFRKMEGVSLKRFSELFGQSLEETFPDQLSFLSQGEWIEKRDQRVRLTTRGLPVANEILQRF from the coding sequence ATGAAAAGTCTCTACATTCACATCCCGTTTTGTGAGGTGAAGTGCGGCTATTGTGATTTTTTTTCGGTTCCGCGCGGGCATGAGGAGTTTGATCTCCAGAAGGAGTATACCCATCAGCTCATCGCTGAAATTCACGAACGAGCCCGAGAGTTCTCCAGAGAGCCGATCCACTCGATTTTTCTTGGAGGAGGGACCCCTTCACTTCTGCACCCAAAATATCTGGGATCGATTTTCGAGGCATTGCATCAACATTTTTCATGGGATGCCTCGACCGAAGTCACCCTTGAGGCGAATCCGAAGACAGTTTCTCTGGAGCGCTTAAGAGATTTTCGTTCGTTGGGCGTTAACCGCCTCTCCGTCGGTGTTCAATCATTTCAAGACAAATTTCTGAAGGTGATGGGGCGGATTCACTCGGGGGAAGAGGCGAAGAAGACAGTTCATGAGGCACGTGAGGCTGGGTTTCACAATATGAGCATCGACCTGATCTATTCCCTTCCGGGAGAGACGCTCGAGGATTTTGAGTTGGATTTGAGTCAGGCGCTCTCCCTGGAGACTGATCATCTTTCACTTTACAATCTGACGATTGAACAGGAGACCCCGTTTGAAAAGATGTATCGGTCGGGCCTCCTATCGCTTCCAAGTGAAGAAGAACAGTGTCGGATGTTTGAGAGGGTGGGTGAGCTGGAAGGTTTTCATCGGTATGAGATCTCTAATTTCTCAAGGCGAGGGTTTGAGTGCCGGCATAATCTGAATTATTGGGATTATGGGGAGTTTATCGGTTTTGGGGCGGGGGCGGTGTCGTTTATAAGAATCCCCCCCGGCCCCCCTTTTTCAAAGTGGGGAGTTTCTGAAATACCCCCCTTTAGCAAAGGGGGGAAGGGGGGATTTGGTCTTCGCCACCAAAATGTTCGTGACTTGAAAAAATATCTTGCTGGTCAGTGGGAACAGGAGACGGAAGTGATCCCGCTTCAGACCGCAATGCGTGAATTCTTGATGATGGGTTTTCGAAAAATGGAGGGGGTATCTTTAAAAAGATTTTCGGAACTCTTTGGACAATCTCTGGAAGAAACATTTCCCGATCAGCTTTCTTTTTTATCTCAAGGGGAATGGATTGAAAAGAGAGATCAAAGGGTGCGACTAACGACGAGGGGGCTTCCTGTGGCTAATGAGATTTTGCAGAGATTTTAA
- a CDS encoding Lrp/AsnC family transcriptional regulator, producing the protein MDDLDKKLLTKIQFDFPLDLRPYLRLAEQLKTTEEEIIARLAQLRKENVIRQISAIFDTRNLGYTSSLVAMRIPSEKLSAGARMINAFPGVSHNYKRENHFNLWFTVAVPPGRDLNETVRIMACEAEAETTLILPTLKLFKIGVRLDVTGKSDGLEQEGRQEFKRVRRTLSTEEREIVKALQQDLQLISHPFEPAARQIGISEGEVFELMKRMTDEGIMRRFAGVLHHRKAGFAFNGMGVWKVPAEKIEELGWKMGSYRGVSHCYQRPTYPEWDYSLYTMVHGMKQEDCERIIQEISEASGIKEYLILYSTVEYKKDRIDYFCEAFDEWYAEHSLPPSAHPVLRTVASYAEIY; encoded by the coding sequence GTGGATGACTTAGATAAAAAACTCCTGACCAAGATCCAGTTCGATTTCCCATTAGATTTGCGCCCTTATCTGCGTCTGGCCGAACAGCTCAAGACGACGGAGGAGGAGATCATTGCCCGACTGGCGCAGCTTCGTAAGGAGAATGTGATCCGCCAGATCAGCGCCATCTTCGACACCAGAAATTTGGGCTACACCAGCTCCCTTGTCGCGATGAGGATACCGTCAGAGAAGCTATCGGCAGGGGCGCGGATGATTAATGCCTTCCCGGGGGTCAGTCATAATTACAAGCGCGAAAATCACTTCAACCTCTGGTTCACCGTTGCGGTCCCGCCGGGAAGGGATTTGAATGAAACGGTTCGGATCATGGCCTGCGAGGCGGAGGCTGAGACGACTCTTATCCTTCCCACACTTAAGTTATTCAAGATTGGGGTAAGGCTCGATGTGACCGGGAAGTCAGACGGTCTGGAACAGGAAGGGCGCCAGGAATTCAAGCGAGTACGTCGGACGCTTTCAACTGAGGAGCGGGAGATCGTGAAGGCGCTCCAACAAGATCTTCAACTCATCTCACATCCCTTTGAGCCGGCTGCCCGACAGATCGGGATTTCAGAAGGGGAAGTTTTCGAGTTGATGAAGCGGATGACCGATGAAGGGATCATGCGCCGCTTCGCCGGTGTCCTCCATCATCGAAAGGCCGGCTTTGCCTTCAATGGCATGGGGGTTTGGAAGGTGCCGGCAGAGAAGATCGAGGAGCTTGGGTGGAAGATGGGCTCTTACCGCGGGGTTTCTCATTGTTATCAGAGACCGACTTATCCCGAGTGGGACTACTCCCTCTACACCATGGTGCATGGAATGAAGCAGGAGGATTGCGAACGGATCATCCAGGAGATCTCAGAGGCGAGCGGGATCAAGGAGTACCTGATCCTCTACAGTACAGTGGAATACAAGAAAGACCGGATCGATTATTTCTGTGAGGCGTTTGATGAATGGTACGCGGAGCACTCCCTGCCTCCCTCGGCACATCCTGTCTTGAGGACCGTCGCGAGTTACGCCGAAATCTATTAA
- a CDS encoding biotin--[acetyl-CoA-carboxylase] ligase encodes MEKTRAFKIYRFREIDSTNAEAIRRARDGEPAGSVFVADSQNEGRGREGRRWESPAGKNLYVSFLLRPEVRPVEAVEITQMVAAVVRETLGREVVIKRPNDILIDGKKVAGILCEMSSEGDKTSWVVVGIGINVNTDPEDFSPEVRETATSLKIAFGREFDREGVLKKLIGVFGEHYEEFAGH; translated from the coding sequence ATGGAGAAGACAAGGGCGTTTAAGATCTACCGTTTTCGCGAAATTGATTCGACAAACGCGGAGGCGATCCGGCGTGCCCGTGATGGAGAACCGGCCGGCTCTGTTTTTGTTGCCGACTCGCAAAATGAGGGACGTGGCCGAGAGGGGAGGCGGTGGGAGTCCCCTGCAGGGAAAAATCTTTATGTCTCGTTTCTTTTGCGGCCGGAGGTAAGGCCGGTGGAGGCGGTGGAGATTACGCAAATGGTGGCGGCAGTGGTGAGGGAGACGCTGGGGAGAGAGGTGGTTATCAAACGCCCCAACGACATTTTGATCGATGGTAAGAAGGTAGCGGGAATTCTTTGTGAGATGAGCTCTGAAGGTGACAAGACGTCATGGGTGGTGGTCGGCATCGGGATTAACGTCAACACGGACCCCGAGGATTTTTCACCCGAGGTTCGGGAGACGGCGACTTCTCTGAAGATCGCTTTTGGGAGGGAGTTCGATCGCGAGGGGGTTTTAAAAAAGTTGATCGGAGTTTTTGGGGAGCATTATGAAGAGTTTGCTGGTCATTGA
- a CDS encoding YbhB/YbcL family Raf kinase inhibitor-like protein gives MLAIYNHKVVFLALLILLSIGGSFGASSSGCGTNTTTDDGDNSTSDLTLTSSEAGDGFNPNGSIPKKFACPDTGGTDELPTLSWSNAPSTTKSFALTMIDITTEPDTIHMVLFDISKSATSVTDEDDFNDTNSAVNYSGTRSYAGPCPPTADAAHTYEFTLYALDVTTLVSETNADSTNANDTIAKIKEHDVDSDKISGTFKAEQ, from the coding sequence ATGTTAGCGATCTACAACCATAAAGTTGTTTTTTTAGCCCTGTTGATCCTTCTCTCGATCGGTGGTTCTTTCGGGGCGAGTAGCAGCGGCTGCGGGACCAATACGACGACGGATGACGGGGATAATAGCACATCGGATCTTACCCTCACCAGTTCTGAAGCGGGGGATGGATTTAACCCTAATGGCAGCATCCCAAAAAAGTTTGCCTGCCCGGATACAGGAGGGACTGACGAACTACCAACGCTCTCTTGGTCAAACGCCCCGAGCACGACCAAGAGTTTTGCCCTCACGATGATCGACATCACGACAGAACCGGACACCATTCATATGGTTCTCTTTGACATCTCCAAATCAGCTACCTCGGTAACCGACGAGGATGATTTCAATGACACGAATTCTGCGGTCAATTATAGCGGAACCCGCAGCTATGCAGGCCCTTGTCCTCCGACAGCTGATGCCGCCCATACCTACGAATTCACCCTCTATGCGCTGGATGTTACCACCTTGGTTTCCGAAACAAACGCCGATTCGACAAATGCAAACGACACCATTGCGAAGATCAAAGAACATGATGTCGATTCTGATAAAATTTCAGGAACCTTCAAAGCGGAGCAATAA
- the nadC gene encoding carboxylating nicotinate-nucleotide diphosphorylase encodes MPDQIQMLIEIALQEDIGTGDITTEAIFGQEPIEKTAVILAKQDLVIAGLEIARRVFLTVDHHLAWQRYFEDGAFVKKGQKVAEIKGRLTSLLKGERVALNFLQHLSGIATLTHQFVEKVKKIPVQILDTRKTTPGMRALEKHAVRMGGGKNHRLGLYDRFLIKDNHLQAVSISEAIRKAKEKNPNKVPIEIEIQSEGQIEEAIAAGADILLLDNFSPKELRKIVQTVRRHVRATSRSPLLEASGGITLENVMDYAKTGVDSISIGALTHSARAVDFSLEID; translated from the coding sequence ATGCCCGACCAGATTCAAATGTTGATCGAGATTGCGCTTCAGGAGGATATCGGGACTGGTGATATCACGACTGAGGCGATTTTTGGTCAAGAACCAATTGAAAAGACGGCTGTTATTCTAGCGAAACAAGATCTCGTCATTGCCGGACTGGAGATCGCGAGGCGGGTTTTTCTAACAGTCGATCACCATCTTGCTTGGCAACGGTATTTCGAAGATGGCGCGTTTGTCAAAAAAGGACAAAAGGTTGCCGAAATCAAAGGGCGACTCACGAGCCTTCTGAAAGGCGAGCGGGTCGCTCTGAACTTCCTGCAGCACCTCTCCGGGATCGCGACGCTCACGCACCAATTTGTTGAAAAGGTCAAAAAAATTCCGGTTCAGATTCTCGATACACGGAAGACGACACCCGGCATGCGGGCGTTGGAAAAACATGCGGTTCGGATGGGGGGTGGAAAGAATCATCGCTTGGGTCTCTATGACCGGTTTTTGATCAAGGACAATCACCTGCAAGCGGTTTCGATTTCGGAGGCGATTCGAAAGGCCAAGGAAAAAAATCCAAACAAGGTGCCGATTGAAATTGAGATTCAATCAGAAGGACAGATCGAGGAGGCGATTGCGGCGGGAGCGGATATTTTACTCCTCGACAATTTTTCGCCAAAGGAATTGAGAAAAATTGTACAAACCGTCCGGAGACATGTAAGGGCTACCAGCCGGTCGCCCCTACTGGAAGCGTCAGGCGGTATCACCCTCGAGAATGTCATGGATTACGCAAAGACCGGTGTAGACTCTATTTCAATCGGGGCTCTTACGCACTCTGCGCGAGCGGTCGATTTTTCTCTTGAGATCGATTGA
- a CDS encoding ParA family protein: MSLAEKLKDLLTVEKSHYDKGTLKAKVISICSQKGGVGKTTTTVNLGSGLTLFHNKKVLLIDLDAQGHVEKSLGELIDESAEYTPLSQILASKHGELLDGIVKTKIDNLDITPGDRELTSSEAVISQRIGREFILKQSLEVARTLYDYIVIDCPPALGNLTLNALCASDYVILPCEMSALAFEGVNGLIEMLEEIKERLNQKLKLLGVLFTRVDHRNVTMNELIVQNMKKFVNGQLLKTSIAVNTAINKAQLNGVPIFQYASSSTGAENYQALAVEILKRMRGTSVNRSQEKNRPLAQSA, encoded by the coding sequence ATGTCTCTCGCTGAAAAGTTGAAAGACCTCCTCACCGTCGAGAAATCTCATTATGACAAAGGGACCTTGAAGGCGAAGGTGATCTCGATCTGTAGTCAAAAAGGGGGGGTCGGCAAGACGACAACGACCGTCAATCTGGGAAGTGGCTTAACCCTCTTCCACAACAAAAAAGTCCTCTTGATCGACCTCGATGCCCAAGGACATGTCGAGAAATCGCTCGGCGAATTGATCGACGAAAGCGCTGAATACACCCCCCTCTCACAGATCCTTGCCTCCAAGCATGGTGAACTGCTTGACGGGATCGTCAAAACCAAGATCGATAACCTCGATATCACCCCCGGAGACCGTGAACTTACTAGCTCGGAAGCGGTCATCAGTCAGCGCATCGGCCGGGAATTTATCCTGAAACAAAGCCTGGAGGTGGCTCGTACGCTGTATGATTATATTGTTATCGACTGCCCGCCCGCCCTTGGAAATTTGACACTGAATGCCCTCTGCGCCTCTGATTATGTGATTCTGCCGTGTGAAATGAGCGCCCTCGCCTTCGAAGGGGTGAACGGCTTGATCGAGATGCTCGAGGAAATTAAGGAACGACTGAATCAGAAGCTAAAACTCCTCGGTGTCCTCTTTACACGGGTTGATCACCGCAATGTCACGATGAATGAGTTGATCGTTCAAAACATGAAGAAGTTCGTCAATGGCCAACTTTTAAAGACCTCGATCGCCGTCAATACGGCAATCAATAAGGCCCAGTTGAATGGGGTCCCGATCTTCCAGTATGCCTCCTCATCGACGGGAGCTGAAAATTACCAGGCGCTCGCTGTGGAAATTTTGAAGAGGATGAGGGGAACAAGCGTCAATCGATCTCAAGAGAAAAATCGACCGCTCGCGCAGAGTGCGTAA